One region of Azoarcus sp. CIB genomic DNA includes:
- the ccsA gene encoding cytochrome c biogenesis protein CcsA produces the protein MEQELQILWAAVTAYVLAGVVAVVGVVLGKRPERSVLVLMLAGLALQTLSIGLRWDRLGHGPFITMFEILCSNVWSLMTAYSLAYWRISRIRATAAIVMPLMFIMLGWLMVAHPGEGHYPPTYNTPWLYIHIGLGKVFLGAVLVAVGLSCVILMRHAGIGRQRLAHLPANPQLDELAFRCMAIGLIFHTLMLIAGAIWAQDAWGRYWAWDPLETWAFITWLTVAFTIHARLAYRLSPPAHAGLVLAVFITAFLTFFGVPFISAAPHQGAV, from the coding sequence ATGGAACAAGAACTGCAGATCCTTTGGGCCGCAGTGACAGCCTACGTACTCGCGGGTGTCGTTGCCGTCGTGGGCGTCGTTCTGGGTAAACGACCGGAACGTTCGGTACTCGTGCTCATGCTTGCCGGACTTGCGCTACAGACCCTATCGATCGGGCTGCGCTGGGATCGCCTCGGACACGGCCCCTTCATCACGATGTTCGAGATCCTGTGTTCGAACGTGTGGAGTTTGATGACCGCCTATTCCCTGGCCTACTGGCGCATCTCCCGGATTCGTGCAACTGCCGCGATCGTGATGCCGCTGATGTTCATCATGCTGGGCTGGCTGATGGTCGCCCACCCCGGCGAAGGGCATTACCCCCCTACCTACAACACCCCCTGGCTGTACATCCATATCGGACTCGGAAAGGTCTTCCTCGGTGCAGTGCTGGTGGCTGTCGGTCTGTCGTGCGTGATCCTCATGCGCCATGCCGGAATCGGACGGCAACGTCTGGCCCACCTCCCGGCCAACCCTCAACTCGACGAGCTCGCTTTCCGCTGCATGGCAATCGGACTGATCTTCCACACATTGATGCTTATCGCCGGCGCAATCTGGGCCCAGGATGCCTGGGGCCGCTACTGGGCTTGGGATCCGCTGGAAACTTGGGCGTTCATAACCTGGCTGACGGTCGCATTCACCATTCACGCCCGCCTTGCCTATCGCCTCTCGCCGCCGGCACACGCTGGACTGGTACTTGCGGTGTTCATCACCGCCTTCCTGACATTCTTCGGCGTACCGTTCATCTCCGCCGCCCCGCACCAAGGAGCCGTGTGA
- a CDS encoding cytochrome c biogenesis protein ResB, producing MVRAVKEGKATEGSVDRAWADLTIIPERRSAGAWILRLLASLRLTLALIALLGSGVAFAYLREGARTWPLVVPLVLLALNLLAAVLTNGVFRRQTALLVFHLALIVLLLLVAAGRLTYLNGYVGVTEGVPFDGTLSESDQGPLHAGDLSRVHFVNKGFRIDYAPGLQRGATRNEVAWAGPDGRWHEELIGDQTPLVLSGYRFYTTFNKGFAPTFRWRNAHGTDLRGSVQLPPYPLKEYSQAAEWTPPGSALSIWVMLDIDEILLDPAEHTTFRLPERYRLVVRIGRDRHEMRPGESLQTAEGTLEFEGLRSWMGYRVFYDWTLPWLLAACALAVMSLAAHFWKKFTARPWDA from the coding sequence ATGGTTCGTGCTGTTAAGGAGGGCAAGGCAACGGAGGGTAGCGTCGACCGGGCTTGGGCGGATCTCACTATCATCCCGGAACGAAGATCGGCGGGTGCATGGATATTGCGCCTCCTCGCTTCGCTACGGCTGACCCTGGCGCTGATCGCTCTCCTCGGAAGCGGGGTCGCGTTTGCTTATCTGAGGGAAGGGGCCCGCACATGGCCACTGGTCGTCCCGCTTGTCCTGCTGGCGCTCAATCTGCTGGCAGCAGTGCTGACCAATGGCGTGTTCCGGCGCCAGACGGCATTGCTCGTCTTCCATCTTGCCCTGATCGTTCTGCTGCTGCTCGTCGCTGCGGGACGACTGACCTACCTGAACGGCTATGTCGGCGTCACCGAGGGCGTGCCGTTCGACGGCACTCTCTCCGAGTCCGATCAAGGGCCTCTGCATGCAGGCGACCTTTCGCGCGTGCATTTCGTGAACAAGGGTTTCCGGATCGATTACGCGCCCGGACTCCAACGTGGCGCTACCCGCAACGAGGTGGCATGGGCCGGCCCGGATGGGCGTTGGCACGAGGAACTGATCGGCGACCAGACCCCCCTTGTTCTGTCCGGATATCGCTTCTACACGACGTTCAACAAGGGATTCGCGCCGACATTCCGGTGGCGCAACGCTCACGGGACCGATCTGCGCGGGTCCGTTCAGCTTCCGCCCTACCCTCTGAAGGAATACAGCCAGGCGGCGGAATGGACCCCTCCCGGCAGCGCGCTGTCGATCTGGGTGATGCTGGACATCGACGAGATTCTCCTCGACCCCGCAGAACACACGACGTTCCGGCTGCCGGAACGATACCGGCTTGTTGTGCGAATCGGCCGCGACCGCCATGAAATGCGCCCGGGAGAGTCGCTGCAGACCGCAGAAGGCACCCTCGAATTCGAGGGGCTGCGCAGCTGGATGGGCTACCGCGTATTCTACGATTGGACCTTGCCTTGGCTTCTTGCTGCTTGTGCGCTAGCGGTCATGAGTCTGGCCGCGCACTTTTGGAAAAAATTCACGGCCAGGCCGTGGGATGCTTGA